One part of the Acetoanaerobium sticklandii genome encodes these proteins:
- a CDS encoding DUF169 domain-containing protein, with amino-acid sequence MKNVNVKKASIVLNLQKQIIGIKLIDLKEEFESINLEKPLKNGPLCFHFREAMEGHIYKISDENITCEYAKYALGIQKPDSTILEGRSYKYCGLYESNTIAREIVESMKYLNQNIYGLIVGPLELMEDADLVVFVDCAETIMRTMQGYAYKYGTPKNLNFFGNQASCADLVSKPYSNNDINLTLMCRGMRANGRFDKGELGVAIPINLFDSLLEGIVATANPVLNPKEKQRILDQSADYDFEIEFDMSYNYGKGLREYDQKVKDMRIKDRNHE; translated from the coding sequence ATGAAAAATGTTAATGTAAAAAAAGCTAGCATAGTTTTGAATCTCCAAAAACAAATAATTGGAATTAAGTTAATAGATTTAAAAGAAGAATTTGAATCCATTAATTTAGAAAAACCTTTAAAAAATGGTCCCTTATGTTTCCATTTTAGAGAAGCTATGGAAGGTCATATATATAAGATTTCTGATGAAAATATAACATGCGAATATGCAAAATATGCTTTAGGTATACAAAAACCAGACAGTACTATTTTAGAAGGGCGTAGTTACAAGTACTGTGGCTTATATGAAAGCAATACTATTGCAAGAGAAATAGTAGAAAGCATGAAATACTTGAATCAAAATATTTATGGCCTTATTGTTGGCCCTCTAGAATTAATGGAAGATGCAGATTTAGTTGTTTTTGTTGATTGCGCAGAAACTATAATGAGGACAATGCAAGGTTATGCATATAAATATGGTACACCAAAGAACTTGAATTTTTTTGGGAATCAAGCTTCTTGTGCAGATTTAGTATCCAAGCCTTACTCCAATAATGACATTAATCTTACTTTAATGTGTAGGGGAATGAGGGCAAATGGAAGATTTGATAAAGGTGAACTAGGAGTAGCAATTCCTATAAATTTATTTGATTCACTGCTAGAGGGAATAGTTGCTACAGCTAATCCAGTTTTGAATCCAAAGGAGAAACAACGCATCCTTGATCAATCAGCTGATTATGACTTCGAAATAGAGTTTGATATGAGTTACAATTATGGAAAAGGCTTAAGAGAATATGACCAAAAAGTTAAAGATATGAGAATAAAAGATAGAAATCATGAATAA
- a CDS encoding methionine ABC transporter ATP-binding protein: MIESINLQKSFGNTQVFKDINLKIEEGDIYGLVGRSGAGKSTFLRCINGLEKYDSGSLMIDGIEVRDYYNKGIREFRKNIGMIFQHFSLMNRKTVYENIALPMECWKYNKKDIDKRVKELLELVGLEEKMNDKPKILSGGQKQRVAIARALALNPKILLCDEATSALDPKTTSSILKLLRDINEKLGITIVVVTHQMSVIREICTKVGILEHGELLTKGDVEDIFLQQPQSLINLLGEEENSILPSKGKNIRMFYRKEDIATNIISRMARKSDVDFSIVWGKLEKYRDGVLGSIVINTEEENVGIITDYLTTLGIKWRLIDNGQ; the protein is encoded by the coding sequence GTGATTGAAAGTATAAATTTACAAAAGTCCTTTGGAAATACTCAGGTATTTAAAGATATTAATCTTAAGATAGAAGAAGGGGATATCTATGGATTAGTGGGTCGAAGTGGGGCGGGAAAATCAACTTTTCTTAGGTGTATTAATGGACTTGAAAAATATGATAGTGGTAGCTTAATGATTGATGGAATTGAAGTAAGAGATTACTACAACAAAGGAATTAGAGAGTTTAGAAAAAATATAGGTATGATTTTTCAACATTTTTCTTTAATGAACAGAAAAACTGTATATGAAAATATTGCTTTGCCAATGGAGTGCTGGAAATATAATAAAAAAGATATAGATAAAAGAGTAAAAGAATTATTAGAATTAGTAGGATTAGAAGAGAAAATGAACGATAAACCTAAAATCTTAAGTGGTGGACAAAAACAAAGAGTTGCTATAGCTAGGGCATTAGCATTAAATCCTAAAATACTTCTTTGTGATGAGGCTACTTCTGCTTTAGACCCTAAGACTACAAGTTCAATTTTAAAATTACTAAGAGATATAAATGAAAAATTGGGAATAACCATTGTGGTAGTAACACATCAAATGTCTGTAATAAGAGAAATTTGTACAAAAGTAGGAATTCTAGAACATGGAGAACTGCTTACTAAAGGTGATGTGGAAGATATTTTTCTTCAGCAACCGCAATCTTTAATTAATCTTCTAGGAGAAGAAGAAAATTCAATTTTGCCTAGTAAAGGAAAAAATATTAGAATGTTTTATAGAAAAGAAGATATTGCAACAAACATTATTTCTAGAATGGCAAGAAAATCAGATGTTGATTTTTCAATAGTTTGGGGAAAGTTAGAAAAATACAGAGATGGTGTCTTAGGCTCAATAGTAATAAATACAGAAGAAGAAAACGTAGGAATTATTACTGATTATCTTACCACTTTAGGAATTAAATGGAGGTTGATAGATAATGGACAATAA
- a CDS encoding methionine ABC transporter permease, translating to MDNNLTILNSIIWPELLKTFYMVFFSTFFSTIFGFMIAIVLSITRKDGLNPNETIYKVLNTLINVIRSFPFIILMVAIIPLTRALVGTSIGPKAAIVPLTVVVSPFIARLIESSLNEVDKGLIEAAKSFGASNLQIVFKVMIKESIPLIISSITLAIISIIGFSSMAGALGAGGLGAVALTYGYQSFNTTIMYGTVVVIIFIVQIVQATGNFLYRKLK from the coding sequence ATGGACAATAATTTAACAATATTAAATAGCATTATTTGGCCTGAGTTATTAAAGACATTTTATATGGTATTTTTTTCAACTTTTTTTTCAACTATTTTTGGATTTATGATTGCTATAGTATTGAGTATAACAAGGAAAGATGGATTAAATCCAAATGAGACAATATATAAAGTGTTAAATACACTAATAAATGTTATTAGGTCTTTTCCATTTATTATTTTGATGGTAGCGATAATTCCTTTAACTAGAGCATTAGTAGGGACATCTATTGGTCCAAAAGCCGCTATTGTCCCTCTTACCGTTGTAGTATCACCTTTTATAGCAAGGTTAATTGAATCAAGTTTAAACGAAGTAGATAAAGGTTTAATAGAGGCAGCAAAATCATTTGGAGCTTCTAACCTCCAAATTGTTTTTAAGGTAATGATTAAGGAGTCTATTCCTTTAATCATATCTAGTATTACATTGGCAATAATATCAATAATAGGCTTTTCTTCTATGGCAGGAGCTTTAGGAGCAGGAGGTCTTGGTGCAGTAGCTCTAACCTATGGATATCAGTCATTTAATACAACAATAATGTATGGAACAGTTGTTGTGATTATTTTTATAGTACAAATAGTGCAAGCTACAGGTAATTTTTTGTATAGAAAATTAAAATAA
- a CDS encoding MetQ/NlpA family ABC transporter substrate-binding protein yields the protein MKSKKIISLFSIIMLSIAMVGCSINANSSDDTSSEVDTKVEEKEIIKIGTTGFFKDIVQEAKKDFESTSGYELEVIVFDDNVTPNIALDEGSIDVNFYQHVPFLDAFNKERGTNLVKYGEKGIACTYGIYSSKLKSLEEIPNGAKIGIANDSSNRTRGLRFLESNGFIKIKDGVDLPTKLDVIENPKNLDLIEIDGPKLISSMEDVDAVVGYGIYMLLSGKDPKSAIIFDNEEDTKRYADVIVLREDNKNVEWVKHLEAALTNEKMRKYMDEELEGAYIPAY from the coding sequence ATGAAATCAAAAAAAATTATTAGTTTATTTAGTATTATTATGTTGAGTATTGCTATGGTAGGATGTTCTATTAATGCCAATTCAAGTGATGATACGAGTAGTGAAGTTGATACGAAAGTTGAAGAAAAAGAGATTATTAAAATTGGAACAACGGGTTTCTTTAAGGACATAGTTCAAGAAGCTAAGAAAGATTTTGAAAGTACAAGTGGATATGAACTAGAAGTTATAGTATTTGATGATAATGTAACTCCTAATATTGCGCTAGATGAAGGTAGTATAGATGTTAACTTTTATCAACATGTTCCATTCTTGGATGCATTTAATAAGGAAAGAGGTACAAACTTAGTTAAATATGGAGAAAAAGGAATAGCATGCACTTATGGTATTTATTCCAGTAAATTAAAAAGCTTAGAAGAAATTCCGAATGGTGCTAAAATTGGTATTGCAAATGATTCTAGTAATAGAACAAGAGGCTTAAGATTTTTAGAATCAAATGGATTTATTAAAATAAAAGATGGAGTGGATTTGCCAACAAAACTTGATGTTATAGAGAATCCAAAGAATTTAGATTTAATAGAAATTGATGGTCCTAAATTAATAAGTTCTATGGAAGATGTAGATGCAGTAGTGGGATATGGAATTTATATGTTATTGAGTGGTAAAGACCCTAAAAGTGCTATTATTTTTGACAATGAAGAAGATACCAAAAGATATGCAGATGTTATCGTACTTAGAGAAGACAATAAAAATGTAGAGTGGGTAAAACATTTAGAAGCTGCTCTTACTAATGAAAAAATGAGAAAATATATGGATGAGGAATTAGAAGGGGCATATATTCCAGCATATTAA
- a CDS encoding uroporphyrinogen decarboxylase family protein: MIQEVMSSNERMKKLIAREKIDRVPVNPLVSLYAAYITNMNAKEYFLEPEKAMEAQLLARELHGYDAGPSYNIPDGNGWDFGGLIEIPDSPRITLPKLTKRAIKSSNEVEKLKVPNPMTAPAMSRYLRFGELSVEKGFSSVTVGAGSPMGIAESIVGAELLLRWIRKEPSLVHRLLRIATDYILEVGQIYVNKFGSENCSAFSTYPMECHELMSPKMFEEYSLPYVKEIHEKFINMGIKKWTIHLCGDHTKNLIHWQENIKLVPRTIFTPGHEMDILKTGKALGEDYVIGGNVHTTLMQIGSARDVYKASKEIIEKMKYHPGGFILTPDCVLPSHTPPANVHAMIKACKDFGRYN, encoded by the coding sequence ATGATTCAGGAAGTAATGTCATCAAATGAAAGAATGAAAAAATTGATTGCGAGAGAAAAAATAGATAGAGTCCCGGTAAATCCACTTGTAAGTCTATATGCAGCATATATTACTAATATGAATGCTAAAGAATATTTTTTAGAACCTGAAAAAGCTATGGAAGCTCAACTTTTGGCACGAGAGCTTCATGGATATGATGCTGGGCCATCGTATAATATTCCAGATGGAAATGGTTGGGATTTTGGAGGTTTAATTGAAATACCAGATTCTCCAAGAATAACACTTCCAAAGTTAACAAAAAGAGCGATTAAGTCATCAAATGAAGTAGAGAAATTAAAAGTGCCTAATCCGATGACAGCACCCGCTATGAGCCGATATTTAAGGTTTGGAGAATTAAGTGTTGAAAAAGGATTTTCTTCTGTTACTGTAGGAGCGGGTTCACCTATGGGTATAGCGGAAAGTATTGTAGGAGCTGAGTTGCTATTAAGATGGATTCGCAAAGAACCTAGTTTAGTACATCGCTTATTACGTATAGCTACTGATTATATTTTAGAAGTTGGTCAAATTTATGTTAATAAATTTGGTTCTGAAAATTGTTCTGCTTTCTCTACTTATCCAATGGAGTGTCATGAGCTTATGTCTCCTAAAATGTTTGAAGAATATAGCTTACCTTATGTTAAGGAAATACATGAAAAATTTATAAATATGGGGATTAAAAAATGGACAATTCATTTATGTGGGGATCATACTAAAAATTTGATACATTGGCAAGAAAATATTAAGTTAGTACCTAGAACTATTTTTACTCCAGGACACGAGATGGATATATTAAAAACTGGAAAAGCTCTAGGTGAAGATTATGTAATAGGTGGAAATGTTCATACTACATTGATGCAAATAGGTTCTGCTAGGGATGTATATAAAGCATCTAAAGAAATTATAGAAAAAATGAAGTATCATCCAGGAGGATTTATTTTGACTCCAGATTGTGTGCTGCCATCACATACTCCACCGGCTAATGTACATGCTATGATAAAAGCTTGTAAAGATTTTGGTAGATATAATTAG
- a CDS encoding ABC transporter ATP-binding protein produces MAENVQNRKHSTWELFKRFVPYFSKYKTTLYLDLFFASLTTLCELALPLILRKIATVGMEDAALLTKELIWQMAGIYFVLRIIDVLGNYYMSSVGHIMGAKIETDMRRDAFSHLQNLSDSFYNNTKVGQIMARITSDLFDVTEFAHHCPEEFFIGALKLVISFAILAKIDLVLTMAIFIFIPIMLVSVTKFNRLMRSAFKSQRNHIGDLNAGIEDALLGMRVVRSFANEEIEKEKFERDNQKFLGIKKQAYKYLAGFHSMTRIFDGIMYLMVILLGGFFILNGRINAADLLAYIMYVTTLLATVRRIVEFMEQFQRGMTGIERFIEIMDTDVDIKDEPDAVELKHVDGKITFDNVSFEYPDDHNKVLSKLSFVVEPGENIALVGPSGGGKTTLCNLIPRFYDVTEGNISIDDSNIKNFTLNSLRSKIGMVQQDVYLFSGSVFENIEYGRPGASKAEVEYAAKLAGAYDFIMNLHDGFDTYVGERGVKLSGGQKQRISIARVFLKNPPILILDEATSALDNQSERIIQQSLVELSKGRTTLTIAHRLSTIRGAHKILVLTEEGIKEQGSHSELMALKGMYYDLYTQGNQEEDTLPEDIDAKKKPK; encoded by the coding sequence ATGGCGGAAAATGTACAAAATAGAAAACACAGCACATGGGAATTATTTAAACGCTTTGTCCCATATTTTTCTAAGTATAAAACTACACTTTACTTAGATTTATTCTTTGCTTCTCTTACAACACTTTGCGAGCTTGCACTTCCGCTTATCCTTAGAAAGATAGCAACTGTCGGAATGGAAGATGCGGCTCTTCTTACTAAAGAACTGATATGGCAGATGGCAGGAATTTATTTCGTACTTAGAATTATAGATGTGCTTGGCAATTACTATATGTCAAGTGTAGGCCATATAATGGGCGCAAAGATAGAAACTGATATGAGAAGGGATGCCTTTTCTCATCTTCAAAATCTATCAGATTCTTTTTACAACAACACAAAAGTCGGTCAGATTATGGCTAGGATAACGAGTGATTTATTTGACGTAACTGAGTTTGCTCATCACTGCCCTGAGGAATTTTTTATAGGTGCGCTAAAGCTAGTAATATCATTTGCTATTTTAGCGAAAATAGATTTAGTGCTTACTATGGCAATATTTATATTCATACCTATAATGCTAGTGAGTGTTACGAAGTTTAACAGACTTATGAGGTCAGCTTTTAAAAGCCAAAGGAATCACATAGGAGACTTAAATGCAGGGATAGAGGATGCTCTTCTTGGAATGAGAGTAGTTCGTTCGTTTGCAAATGAAGAAATCGAAAAAGAAAAGTTTGAAAGAGACAACCAAAAGTTTTTAGGAATTAAAAAACAGGCATATAAATATCTTGCAGGCTTTCATAGTATGACTAGAATTTTTGACGGTATCATGTACCTTATGGTTATACTTCTTGGAGGATTTTTCATATTAAATGGAAGAATAAACGCAGCGGATTTACTTGCCTACATCATGTACGTTACTACTCTTCTTGCAACTGTTAGAAGAATAGTTGAGTTTATGGAGCAGTTCCAAAGAGGAATGACAGGCATAGAGCGTTTTATTGAGATTATGGATACAGATGTAGATATAAAAGATGAGCCTGATGCAGTAGAGCTAAAGCATGTGGATGGCAAGATTACATTTGACAATGTGAGCTTTGAGTATCCAGATGACCACAATAAAGTACTTTCAAAGCTTTCTTTTGTAGTGGAGCCTGGAGAAAACATAGCTCTAGTTGGCCCATCTGGTGGAGGAAAAACCACTCTTTGTAATCTTATTCCTAGATTTTATGATGTAACTGAAGGAAATATCTCTATAGATGATAGCAACATTAAGAACTTCACTCTAAACAGCCTTCGTTCTAAAATAGGAATGGTTCAGCAGGATGTGTATTTATTTTCAGGCAGTGTTTTTGAAAATATAGAGTATGGAAGACCAGGAGCTTCAAAAGCAGAAGTAGAGTATGCGGCAAAGCTAGCTGGAGCTTATGATTTTATAATGAATCTGCACGATGGATTTGATACCTATGTAGGAGAGCGTGGAGTAAAGCTCTCTGGAGGACAAAAGCAAAGAATCAGTATAGCTAGGGTATTTTTAAAGAATCCGCCTATACTTATACTAGATGAGGCTACTTCAGCTCTTGATAACCAAAGTGAGAGAATCATCCAGCAGTCTCTAGTAGAGCTTTCTAAAGGAAGAACTACCCTTACTATAGCTCATAGACTTTCTACTATAAGAGGGGCTCATAAGATACTAGTGCTTACTGAAGAGGGTATAAAGGAGCAAGGTTCCCATAGCGAGCTGATGGCTCTCAAAGGAATGTACTACGATTTATATACTCAAGGAAATCAAGAAGAAGATACACTTCCAGAGGATATAGATGCTAAAAAGAAACCTAAGTAA